In Haliaeetus albicilla chromosome 20, bHalAlb1.1, whole genome shotgun sequence, a genomic segment contains:
- the SMPD1 gene encoding sphingomyelin phosphodiesterase, whose translation MAARARGRGAAPSLSLPLALALSLSLSLSLSLSLSLSAGSPPAGAEAFLEAAPRWGWRNVSCPVCHLLFGALDLALQLEPNVARVGHVASRLCQDLRLARPEICQQAVQLFQRDVVSAWARSVLRPGEACGLLLGRHCGRWDIFGAWNVSLPATPKPPVRPPVPPPPGAPTARLLFLTDLHWDRHYVPGSEAACPDPLCCRGTVRPGPGGAGFWGEYGKCDLPLHTIEALLAQLPSAAPFAAAYWTGDIPAHDVWQQSRQDQLLALRTVTGLLRRHLGSLPVYPAVGNHEATPVNAFPPPYVRGNQSSAWLYDAMAQAWQDWLPPSALETLRAAGFYTVQVWPGLRLVSLNMNFCSQANFWLLINSTDPAGQLQWLVGVLAAAEQAGEKVHIIGHIPPAHCLRSWSWNYYRIVSRFEGTITAQFFGHTHVDEFEMFYDEETLTRPVSVAFVAPSVTTYINLNPGYRVYEVDGAYPGSSHAVLDHETFILNLTEANAPGAEPHWQRLYRAREAYGLPSAFPADWDRLIRRFQDDEHLFQRFWFHFHKGHPPREPCLAACKAALLCALRTGRSADPGLCQPLRPALPFPHIQALWQQRRLC comes from the exons ATGGCGGCGCGGGCTCGGGGCCGCGGCGCGGCCCCCTCGCTCTCGCTGCCGCTGGCCCTGGCGCTGTCGCTGTCGCTATCGCTATCGCTGTCGCTATCGCTGTCGCTGTCGGCGGGGTCGCCCCCTGCCGGGGCGGAGGCGTTCCTGGAGGCGGCGCCGCGCTGGGGCTGGCGGAACGTGTCGTGCCCGGTCTGTCACCTGCTCTTCGGGGCGCTGGACCTGGCGCTGCAG CTGGAGCCCAACGTGGCGCGCGTGGGGCATGTGGCGTCCCGGCTGTGCCAGGACCTGCGGCTGGCGCGCCCCGAGATCTGCCAGCAGGCCGTGCAGCTCTTCCAGCGGGACGTGGTGTCGGCCTGGGCCCGCTCAGTGCTGCGTCCCGGCGAGGCCTGCGGGCTGCTGCTGGGCCGGCACTGCGGCCGCTGGGACATCTTCGGCGCCTGGAACGTCTCCCTTCCCGCCACCCCCAAGCCACCGGTGCGGCCCCCGGTGCCCCCGCCACCCGGCGCCCCCACCGCccgcctcctcttcctcaccgACCTGCACTGGGACCGCCACTACGTGCCAGGCAGCGAAGCCGCCTGCCCCGACCCGCTCTGCTGCCGTGGCACCGTCCGCCCTGGTCCTGGCGGCGCCGGCTTCTGGGGCGAGTACGGCAAGTGTGACTTGCCGCTGCACACCATTGAGGCGCTGCTGGCCCAGCTCCCCAGCGCTGCCCCCTTTGCCGCTGCATACTGGACAGGCGACATCCCGGCACACGATGTCTGGCAGCAGAGCCGACAGGACCAGCTGCTGGCCCTGCGCACCGTCACCGGGCTGCTGCGCCGGCACCTGGGCTCCCTGCCTGTCTACCCGGCCGTAGGCAACCATGAGGCCACCCCCGTCAACGCCTTCCCCCCGCCATACGTGCGGGGCAACCAGTCCTCCGCCTGGCTGTACGACGCCATGGCCCAGGCCTGGCAGGACTGGCTGCCCCCCTCGGCGCTGGAGACGCTCCG ggctgctggtTTCTACACGGTGCAGGTCTGGCCTGGGCTGCGCCTCGTCTCCCTCAACATGAACTTCTGCTCCCAGGCCAACTTCTGGCTCCTCATCAACTCCACCGACCCCGCGGGGCAGCTGCAGTGGCTGGTGGGGGTCCTGGCAGCTGCCGAGCAGGCAGGGGAGAAG GTGCACATCATTGGGCACATCCCCCCGGCCCACTGCCTGCGCAGCTGGAGCTGGAATTACTACCGCATCGTCAGCAG GTTTGAGGGCACCATCACAGCTCAGTTCTTTGGGCACACGCATGTGGATGAGTTTGAGATGTTCTATGATGAGGAGACGCTGACGCGCCCTGTCTCCGTCGCCTTTGTGGCCCCCAGCGTCACCACCTACATCAACCTCAACCCCG GCTACCGCGTGTATGAGGTGGACGGCGCCTACCCCGGCAGCTCCCACGCCGTGCTGGACCACGAGACCTTCATCCTCAACCTCACTGAGGCCAATGCGCCGGGGGCAGAGCCGCACTGGCAGCGCCTCTACCGCGCCCGCGAGGCCTACGGGCTGCCCAGCGCCTTCCCGGCTGACTGGGACCGGCTCATCCGCCGCTTCCAGGATGACGAGCACCTCTTCCAGCGCTTCTGGTTCCATTTCCACAAGGGCCACCCGCCCCGCGAGCCCTGCCTGGCCGCCTGCAAGGCAGCACTGCTCTGCGCCCTCCGCACCGGCCGCTCCGCCGACCCTGgcctctgccagcccctgcGCCCGGCGCTGCCCTTCCCGCACATCCAGGCGCTCTGGCAGCAGCGACGGCTCTGCTGA
- the APBB1 gene encoding amyloid beta precursor protein binding family B member 1 isoform X3, which produces MQPARPPAWGGGTMCSTDYFVAIVLLDTRPDSFWTRNSFETDSDLPAGWMRVQDTSGTYYWHIPTGTTQWEPPSGLARGSAPGSPGNTPSEEPPLAWTGFAPAERFGEGDFWKDPAAEEADDEPGVQDEELPSPGLASRSMGVALAEEDKPGSKRFAVRSLGWVEMSEDELAPGRSSIAVNNCIRQLSLHQRGPPGAWGEGRAMLLLLENQTLKLVDPQDQALLHAQPVASIRVWGVGRDSGRDFAYVARDQLTQMLKCHVFRCESPAKNIATSLHEVCSQIMVERRSARALANGLSMDPSRLVEIPFQVEFPAPKSEVVQKFPVCYLGCVPVAKPVGMDVINAALEAALATGSKEHWTPIVVNVAPATLTITHEQTEAVLCECRVRFLSFMGVGRDVRSFAFIMASAPGAFRCHMVWCEPNAAGLSEALQAACMLRYQKCLDARPQASSSCLPAPPADSVARRVGSSVRRGMQTLLGSLKPKRLGAQTP; this is translated from the exons ATGCAG CCGGCACGACCCCCGGCATGGGGCGGTGGCACCATGTGCAGCACGGACTACTTCGTGGCCATCGTCCTGCTGGACACGCGCCCAG ATTCCTTCTGGACCCGCAACTCCTTCGAGACGGACTCAGACCTGCCTGCGGGATGGATGCGGGTGCAGGACACCTCGGGCACCTACTACTGGCACATCCCCACCGGCACCACGCAGTGGGAGCCCCCCTCGGGGCTGGCCCGTGGCTCGGCCCCCGGCTCCCCTGGCAACACCCCCTCCGAGGAACCACCG CTCGCCTGGACGGGCTTCGCCCCGGCTGAGCGCTTTGGTGAGGGAGATTTCTGGAAG gACCCCGCAGCGGAGGAGGCGGATGATGAGCCAGGAGTGCAGGATGAGGAGCTGCCATCACCGGGCCTGGCCTCGCGGAGCATGGG TGTGGCCCTGGCCGAGGAGGACAAGCCAGGCTCCAAG CGCTTCGCTGTGCGCTCGCTGGGCTGGGTCGAGATGAGCGAGGACGAGCTGGCACCAGGCCGGAGCAGCATCGCTGTCAACAACTGCATCCGCCAGCTCTCCCTGCACCAGCGCGGCCCCCCTGGTGCTTGGGGGGAG GGCCGggcaatgctgctgctgctggagaatcAGACGCTGAAGCTGGTGGACCCACAGGATCAGGCCCTGCTGCATGCGCAGCCCGTGGCCAGCATCCGCGTCTGGGGCGTGGGGCGCGACAGCGGCAg GGACTTCGCCTACGTGGCCCGGGACCAGCTGACGCAGATGCTCAAGTGCCATGTCTTCCGCTGCGAGAGCCCCGCCAAGAACATTGCCACCAGCCTGCATGAGGTCTGCTCCCAG ATCATGGTGGAACGGCGAAGTGCCCGGGCGCTGGCTAATGGCCTCTCCATGGACCCCTCCAGGCTGGTGGAGATCCCCTTCCAGG TGGAGTTCCCGGCGCCCAAGAGCGAGGTGGTGCAGAAGTTCCCGGTGTGCTACCTGGGCTGCGTGCCTGTCGCAAAGCCCGTGG GCATGGATGTCATCAACGCAGCGCTGGAGGCAGCGCTGGCCACCGGCAGCAAGGAGCACTGGACCCCCATCGTGGTCAATGTGGCACCCGCCACCCTCACTATCACCCACGAGCAG ACGGAGGCAGTGCTGTGCGAGTGCCGTGTGCGGTTCCTGTCCTTCATGGGGGTGGGCCGGGACGTGCGCTCCTTCGCCTTCATCATGGCCAGTGCCCCAGGCGCCTTCCGCTGCCACATGGTCTGGTGCGAGCCCAACGCCGCGGGGCTGAGCGAGGCGCTGCAGGCCGCCTGTATG CTGCGCTACCAGAAGTGCCTGGACGCCCGGCCCCAggcctccagctcctgcctgcctgcaccacCTGCCGACTCAGTGGCCCGCCGGGTGGGCTCCTCTGTCCGCAGGGGCATGCAGACCCTGCTGGGCAGCCTGAAGCCCAAGCGCCTGGGGGCCCAGACGCCGTGA
- the APBB1 gene encoding amyloid beta precursor protein binding family B member 1 isoform X1, giving the protein MSGSLSKRSDLANDNSRLGLSLGLQAPPEPGQLLRPKGPPDSPQGPHLYGSTELQGGGGPPAPAGEEPANAKWVKDGQNQLRRAAERDQNRNELGPPPEELEVSARNARNAGGGALPLLIDLRGTEEDEEEDDEEDEEEEEEGDGDSTPVQSDPMTAESEQSGERAPREHGRSASLLFGVRSGTASDEDSSWATLSQGSPAGSSPDDADSFWTRNSFETDSDLPAGWMRVQDTSGTYYWHIPTGTTQWEPPSGLARGSAPGSPGNTPSEEPPLAWTGFAPAERFGEGDFWKDPAAEEADDEPGVQDEELPSPGLASRSMGVALAEEDKPGSKRFAVRSLGWVEMSEDELAPGRSSIAVNNCIRQLSLHQRGPPGAWGEGRAMLLLLENQTLKLVDPQDQALLHAQPVASIRVWGVGRDSGRDFAYVARDQLTQMLKCHVFRCESPAKNIATSLHEVCSQIMVERRSARALANGLSMDPSRLVEIPFQVEFPAPKSEVVQKFPVCYLGCVPVAKPVGMDVINAALEAALATGSKEHWTPIVVNVAPATLTITHEQTEAVLCECRVRFLSFMGVGRDVRSFAFIMASAPGAFRCHMVWCEPNAAGLSEALQAACMLRYQKCLDARPQASSSCLPAPPADSVARRVGSSVRRGMQTLLGSLKPKRLGAQTP; this is encoded by the exons ATGTCGGGGTCCCTGAGCAAGCGGAGCGACCTGGCCAATGATAACAGCCGCCTGGGGCTGAGCCTGGGGCTGCAGGCCCCCCCCGAGCCCGGGCAGCTGCTGCGCCCCAAGGGCCCCCCCGACTCCCCCCAGGGCCCCCACCTCTATGGCAGCACGGAgctgcagggtgggggggggccgCCCGCCCCAGCCGGCGAGGAGCCGGCCAATGCCAAGTGGGTGAAGGACGGGCAGAACCAGCTGCGCCGGGCAGCCGAGCGGGACCAGAACCGCAACGAGCTGGGCCCCCCCCCCGAGGAGCTGGAGGTCTCGGCCCGCAACGCCCGCAATGCCGGTGGGGGGGCCCTGCCCCTGCTCATCGACCTGCGGGGCActgaggaggatgaggaggaggacgacgaggaggacgaggaggaagaggaggaaggggacgGGGACTCCACGCCGGTGCAGAGTGACCCCATGACGGCTGAGTCGGAGCAGAGTGGGGAGCGGGCACCCCGCGAGCACGGCCGCAGCGCCAGCCTGCTCTTCGGGGTGCGCAGCGGCACCGCCAGTGACGAGGACTCCAGCTGGGCCACGCTCAGCCAGGGCAGCCCTGCCGGCAGCTCCCCCGACGATGCAG ATTCCTTCTGGACCCGCAACTCCTTCGAGACGGACTCAGACCTGCCTGCGGGATGGATGCGGGTGCAGGACACCTCGGGCACCTACTACTGGCACATCCCCACCGGCACCACGCAGTGGGAGCCCCCCTCGGGGCTGGCCCGTGGCTCGGCCCCCGGCTCCCCTGGCAACACCCCCTCCGAGGAACCACCG CTCGCCTGGACGGGCTTCGCCCCGGCTGAGCGCTTTGGTGAGGGAGATTTCTGGAAG gACCCCGCAGCGGAGGAGGCGGATGATGAGCCAGGAGTGCAGGATGAGGAGCTGCCATCACCGGGCCTGGCCTCGCGGAGCATGGG TGTGGCCCTGGCCGAGGAGGACAAGCCAGGCTCCAAG CGCTTCGCTGTGCGCTCGCTGGGCTGGGTCGAGATGAGCGAGGACGAGCTGGCACCAGGCCGGAGCAGCATCGCTGTCAACAACTGCATCCGCCAGCTCTCCCTGCACCAGCGCGGCCCCCCTGGTGCTTGGGGGGAG GGCCGggcaatgctgctgctgctggagaatcAGACGCTGAAGCTGGTGGACCCACAGGATCAGGCCCTGCTGCATGCGCAGCCCGTGGCCAGCATCCGCGTCTGGGGCGTGGGGCGCGACAGCGGCAg GGACTTCGCCTACGTGGCCCGGGACCAGCTGACGCAGATGCTCAAGTGCCATGTCTTCCGCTGCGAGAGCCCCGCCAAGAACATTGCCACCAGCCTGCATGAGGTCTGCTCCCAG ATCATGGTGGAACGGCGAAGTGCCCGGGCGCTGGCTAATGGCCTCTCCATGGACCCCTCCAGGCTGGTGGAGATCCCCTTCCAGG TGGAGTTCCCGGCGCCCAAGAGCGAGGTGGTGCAGAAGTTCCCGGTGTGCTACCTGGGCTGCGTGCCTGTCGCAAAGCCCGTGG GCATGGATGTCATCAACGCAGCGCTGGAGGCAGCGCTGGCCACCGGCAGCAAGGAGCACTGGACCCCCATCGTGGTCAATGTGGCACCCGCCACCCTCACTATCACCCACGAGCAG ACGGAGGCAGTGCTGTGCGAGTGCCGTGTGCGGTTCCTGTCCTTCATGGGGGTGGGCCGGGACGTGCGCTCCTTCGCCTTCATCATGGCCAGTGCCCCAGGCGCCTTCCGCTGCCACATGGTCTGGTGCGAGCCCAACGCCGCGGGGCTGAGCGAGGCGCTGCAGGCCGCCTGTATG CTGCGCTACCAGAAGTGCCTGGACGCCCGGCCCCAggcctccagctcctgcctgcctgcaccacCTGCCGACTCAGTGGCCCGCCGGGTGGGCTCCTCTGTCCGCAGGGGCATGCAGACCCTGCTGGGCAGCCTGAAGCCCAAGCGCCTGGGGGCCCAGACGCCGTGA
- the APBB1 gene encoding amyloid beta precursor protein binding family B member 1 isoform X2, protein MCSTDYFVAIVLLDTRPDSFWTRNSFETDSDLPAGWMRVQDTSGTYYWHIPTGTTQWEPPSGLARGSAPGSPGNTPSEEPPLAWTGFAPAERFGEGDFWKDPAAEEADDEPGVQDEELPSPGLASRSMGVALAEEDKPGSKRFAVRSLGWVEMSEDELAPGRSSIAVNNCIRQLSLHQRGPPGAWGEGRAMLLLLENQTLKLVDPQDQALLHAQPVASIRVWGVGRDSGRDFAYVARDQLTQMLKCHVFRCESPAKNIATSLHEVCSQIMVERRSARALANGLSMDPSRLVEIPFQVEFPAPKSEVVQKFPVCYLGCVPVAKPVGMDVINAALEAALATGSKEHWTPIVVNVAPATLTITHEQTEAVLCECRVRFLSFMGVGRDVRSFAFIMASAPGAFRCHMVWCEPNAAGLSEALQAACMLRYQKCLDARPQASSSCLPAPPADSVARRVGSSVRRGMQTLLGSLKPKRLGAQTP, encoded by the exons ATGTGCAGCACGGACTACTTCGTGGCCATCGTCCTGCTGGACACGCGCCCAG ATTCCTTCTGGACCCGCAACTCCTTCGAGACGGACTCAGACCTGCCTGCGGGATGGATGCGGGTGCAGGACACCTCGGGCACCTACTACTGGCACATCCCCACCGGCACCACGCAGTGGGAGCCCCCCTCGGGGCTGGCCCGTGGCTCGGCCCCCGGCTCCCCTGGCAACACCCCCTCCGAGGAACCACCG CTCGCCTGGACGGGCTTCGCCCCGGCTGAGCGCTTTGGTGAGGGAGATTTCTGGAAG gACCCCGCAGCGGAGGAGGCGGATGATGAGCCAGGAGTGCAGGATGAGGAGCTGCCATCACCGGGCCTGGCCTCGCGGAGCATGGG TGTGGCCCTGGCCGAGGAGGACAAGCCAGGCTCCAAG CGCTTCGCTGTGCGCTCGCTGGGCTGGGTCGAGATGAGCGAGGACGAGCTGGCACCAGGCCGGAGCAGCATCGCTGTCAACAACTGCATCCGCCAGCTCTCCCTGCACCAGCGCGGCCCCCCTGGTGCTTGGGGGGAG GGCCGggcaatgctgctgctgctggagaatcAGACGCTGAAGCTGGTGGACCCACAGGATCAGGCCCTGCTGCATGCGCAGCCCGTGGCCAGCATCCGCGTCTGGGGCGTGGGGCGCGACAGCGGCAg GGACTTCGCCTACGTGGCCCGGGACCAGCTGACGCAGATGCTCAAGTGCCATGTCTTCCGCTGCGAGAGCCCCGCCAAGAACATTGCCACCAGCCTGCATGAGGTCTGCTCCCAG ATCATGGTGGAACGGCGAAGTGCCCGGGCGCTGGCTAATGGCCTCTCCATGGACCCCTCCAGGCTGGTGGAGATCCCCTTCCAGG TGGAGTTCCCGGCGCCCAAGAGCGAGGTGGTGCAGAAGTTCCCGGTGTGCTACCTGGGCTGCGTGCCTGTCGCAAAGCCCGTGG GCATGGATGTCATCAACGCAGCGCTGGAGGCAGCGCTGGCCACCGGCAGCAAGGAGCACTGGACCCCCATCGTGGTCAATGTGGCACCCGCCACCCTCACTATCACCCACGAGCAG ACGGAGGCAGTGCTGTGCGAGTGCCGTGTGCGGTTCCTGTCCTTCATGGGGGTGGGCCGGGACGTGCGCTCCTTCGCCTTCATCATGGCCAGTGCCCCAGGCGCCTTCCGCTGCCACATGGTCTGGTGCGAGCCCAACGCCGCGGGGCTGAGCGAGGCGCTGCAGGCCGCCTGTATG CTGCGCTACCAGAAGTGCCTGGACGCCCGGCCCCAggcctccagctcctgcctgcctgcaccacCTGCCGACTCAGTGGCCCGCCGGGTGGGCTCCTCTGTCCGCAGGGGCATGCAGACCCTGCTGGGCAGCCTGAAGCCCAAGCGCCTGGGGGCCCAGACGCCGTGA
- the HPX gene encoding hemopexin, with translation MGVPTAVLCLAWALALACAHPLTQSKLEAAGGGHPHGAEPPSNDTDLAQLCADEGRLDATTLSENGTMLFFRGEEVWESSHEGLRLHARPLAASWPEVGGPVEAALRLYSRQHPKEHQSLYLFQGEQVWAYFGGQLQPGFPRRIGDEFPGVPGGLDAAVECHPEECGGETILFFKGDTVYAFDLVLRVTKPRTWPGLGPCDTALRWLERYYCLRGTRFQRFDPLTGKVPPGYPRDLRDYFIPCPGRGHGNTSWGAAGDRCSEMPFQALLSDDTGRIYAFRGGLSFRLDSLRDGHHAWPLGQTWPGLEGEVDAAFAWDGRTYLIQGSQVSIFLSGQGHRRVLGYPRALQDELGVSSTDAAFTCPGSANLYLITGDRIRLVDLTQTPRQAGEPVPLPHDHVDGAMCTNDGVFLFHGPSYYQYHSVAQLLGAKEPVAPQSIATHFFHCPQ, from the exons ATGGGGGTCCCCACTGCTGTCCTCTGCCTGGCCTGGGCCCTGGCCCTGGCGTGTGCCCACCCCCT GACCCAGAGCAAACTggaggcagctggaggagggcaCCCCcatggggctgagccccccagCAACGACACTG actTGGCCCAGCTCTGCGCAGACGAGGGCAGATTGGACGCCACCACGCTTAGCGAGAATGGCACCATGCTCTTCTTCAGAG GCGAGGAGGTCTGGGAGAGCTCCCATGAGGGGCTCCGGCTCCATGCCCGCCCCCTGGCCGCATCCTGGCCCGAAGTGGGGGGCCCCGTCGAGGCGGCGCTGCGCCTATACAGCCGGCAGCACCCCAAGGAGCACCAGAGCCTCTACCTCTTCCAG GGCGAGCAGGTGTGGGCCTACTTCGGGGGGCAGCTGCAGCCCGGCTTCCCCCGGCGCATAGGGGACGAGTTCccgggggtccctggggggctGGACGCTGCCGTGGAGTGCCACCCCGAGGAATGCGGGGGCGAGACCATCCTCTTCTTCAAGG GGGACACGGTGTACGCCTTCGACCTGGTGCTGCGGGTGACGAAGCCACGCACGTGGCCGGGGCTGGGCCCCTGCGACACCGCCCTGCGCTGGCTGGAGCGGTACTACTGCCTGCGGGGAACCCGCTTCCAGCGCTTCGACCCCCTCACTGGCAAGGTGCCCCCTGGCTACCCCCGTGATCTCCGCGACTACTTCATACCCTGCCCAGGCCGAG GGCATGGGAACACCTCGTGGGGGGCTGCTGGTGACCGCTGCAGCGAGATGCCCTTCCAGGCCCTCCTCTCTGATGACACTGGACGCATCTATGCCTTCCGTG GGGGTCTGTCCTTCCGCCTGGACTCGCTGCGGGACGGGCACCACGCCTGGCCCCTGGGACAGACGTGGCCGGGACTGGAGGGAGAGGTGGATGCCGCCTTCGCCTGGGATGGACGCACTTACCTGATACAG GGCTCCCAGGTCTCCATCTTCCTCTCGGGGCAGGGccaccggcgggtgctgggtTACCCACGGGCCCTGCAGGATGAGTTGGGGGTCTCCAGCACTGATGctgccttcacctgccccgGCTCTGCCAACCTCTACCTCATCACAG GGGACCGCATTCGGCTGGTGGACCTGACGCAGACGCCACGGCAGGCAGGCGAGCCGGTGCCGCTGCCCCACGACCACGTGGACGGCGCCATGTGCACCAATGACGGCGTCTTCCTCTTCCACGGCCCCAGCTACTATCAGTACCACAGCgtggcccagctgctgggggccAAAGAGCCCGTAGCCCCCCAGAGTATCGCCACCCACTTCTTCCACTGCCCCCAGTGA